A region of the Candidatus Methylomirabilis oxygeniifera genome:
GGCTAACTCCTCGGAGGAAGGGCGAGCTTTGATCACAATATCAACATTCGAGAGCCGTTCCATCACTCGTGACGGAAGCGACGCAACCGCCTGGGCAACCAACTGACGGAACTCCTCGCGGCTCAGGGCCACAGTCCGCTTCGCCATGTTCACGAGAGCTGATCCCCCCAATGAAGCCGCTTGCGTCGACCGGCGAACGGTATGACCATCACGAGCCCTGCCACGAACCCTCCGACATGAGCAAGCCAGGCGACGCCCCCTACCTGCACGCCCAGTGTCATGACCCCGTTCAGAACCTGGACGAGGATCCAGAACCCCAAGACAACCAACGCCGGGATCTCCGCAACTCGCGAGAAAAAGCCGAGCGGAATCAGGGTCAGGACGCGGGCACGCGGAAAGAGGAACAGGTAGGCGCCCAGCACGCCGGAGATCGCCCCACTGGCGCCGACCATCGGGATCTTTGAAGCGGGATCAGCCCAGATTTGGGCGGCAGCAGCGCCCACCCCGGAAAGCAGATAAAAAATCAGAAATTTCGGCCGCCCCATCCGGTCTTCTACGTTATCGCCGAAGATCCACAGATAGAGCATGTTGCCGCCAAGATGGAACAGACCACCATGTACGAACATCGAGGTAAAGAGGGTGGCATACAGCGGGACAGGATGCGGAATGAACGGATCACCGCTGCTGATCTCCAACGGGATGAGACCATAGAGGCGGATAAACTCCACCACCTCCTGCGGCGGAAGCATCATCTGGATGCCGTAGACGAGGACATTGACGGCGATCAGCCCGATCGTCAGGACAGGGGCGCGGCTGGAGGGGATGTTATCCCTGAGTGGGATCATACATGCTCACACAAGCAATCAGCCCTCAGCAATCAGCTTTCAGCTATTGCTCAGCGCCTCCCTTTCCCGTCAACGGCACGAACAGCACAGGCGCAATCGAACGGACCTGCAATTTCCCACCGCGCTTCTCCCCGAGGATCAGGTCCTGCGTTCCCCTCGCAACCCCCACCGGAATCGCTATTCGCCCTCCCTCGCGCAACTGCTCGATCAACGGGAGGGGAATCTCCGGAGCGCCGGCCGCAACCACGATCCCGTCAAAGGGGGCAACCTCCGGCCATCCCTCGTATCCATCTCCCTGTCGGACATACACATTCCGGTATCCGAGAGCCTCCAGACGGGCGCCGGCACGCTCTGCAAGCGACGGGATAATTTCGACGGTATAGACCTCGGCCGCCAACTCGGCCAGGATCGCAGCTTGATAGCCTGAACCGGTTCCAACCTCAAGAACCAGATGCCTCGGTTGCACCCGGAGGAGCTGGACCATGAGCGCAACAATGTACGGCTGCGAAATGGTCTGTCCTGCCCCAATAGAGAGAGGGCGGTCTTCGTAGGCACACTGCTCCAGGGCCGGCTCTACGAACAGGTGGCGGGCAACCTTCCCCATCGCCGCAATGACCCGTTCATCGACGATGTCGCGAGTCCTGAGCTGCTGCTCCACCATCCGCCATCGCGCCGCTTCTGCGCCCGCTTCATACCGGTCCGCCACGCTTCCTCCTGGAACGATCAGATTGAAGGGCCACGCGAGGGCACAGCGGCGCAAGAGCGAGGCGAACATGGAATCTTTCACGGCGTCTCACGATGCAACTGCTGCGTCACGGGGCATACGCCCTGCCGGATAAAAAATAACAGCCCCGATCTCCAGGGAAAGATCAGGGCCTATCGATTCAATGACCATACATTTCAACCGGGCGGTTCCGC
Encoded here:
- a CDS encoding putative peptidase, S54 (Rhomboid) family (Evidence 3 : Function proposed based on presence of conserved amino acid motif, structural feature or limited homology); amino-acid sequence: MIPLRDNIPSSRAPVLTIGLIAVNVLVYGIQMMLPPQEVVEFIRLYGLIPLEISSGDPFIPHPVPLYATLFTSMFVHGGLFHLGGNMLYLWIFGDNVEDRMGRPKFLIFYLLSGVGAAAAQIWADPASKIPMVGASGAISGVLGAYLFLFPRARVLTLIPLGFFSRVAEIPALVVLGFWILVQVLNGVMTLGVQVGGVAWLAHVGGFVAGLVMVIPFAGRRKRLHWGDQLS
- the pcm gene encoding Protein-L-isoaspartate O-methyltransferase (Protein-beta-aspartate methyltransferase) (PIMT) (Protein L-isoaspartyl methyltransferase) (L-isoaspartyl protein carboxyl methyltransferase) (Evidence 2a : Function of homologous gene experimentally demonstrated in an other organism; PubMedId : 1860862; Product type e : enzyme), with the protein product MADRYEAGAEAARWRMVEQQLRTRDIVDERVIAAMGKVARHLFVEPALEQCAYEDRPLSIGAGQTISQPYIVALMVQLLRVQPRHLVLEVGTGSGYQAAILAELAAEVYTVEIIPSLAERAGARLEALGYRNVYVRQGDGYEGWPEVAPFDGIVVAAGAPEIPLPLIEQLREGGRIAIPVGVARGTQDLILGEKRGGKLQVRSIAPVLFVPLTGKGGAEQ